The following proteins are encoded in a genomic region of Streptomyces collinus Tu 365:
- a CDS encoding NAD(P)H-quinone dehydrogenase, with product MGYVTRIVIIGGGPGGYEAALVAAQLGAEVTVVDCDGLGGASVLTDCVPSKTLIATAEVMTTFDSSYEELGIIVADDTPPLEQAARVVGVDLGKVNRRVKRLALAQSHDITASVTRAGARVMRGRGRLDGMQALDGSRKVVVTAADGSEETLTADAVLLATGGHPRELPDAQPDGERILNWTQVYDLTELPEELIVVGSGVTGAEFAGAYQALGSKVTLVSSRDRVLPGEDPDAAAVLEDVFRRRGMNVMARSRAQSAKRVGDRVEVTLADGRVITGSHCLMAVGAIPNSAGLGLEEAGVKVRESGHIWTDKVSRTTAPGVYAAGDVTGVFALASVAAMQGRIAMYHFLGDAVAPLNLKTVSSNVFTDPEIATVGYSQADVDAGKIDARVVKLPLLRNPRAKMQGIRDGFVKIFCRPGTGIVVGGVVVAPRASELIHPISIAVDNNLTVEQIANAFTVYPSLSGSIAEVARQLHTRKAGAEA from the coding sequence ATGGGGTACGTGACTCGGATCGTGATCATCGGTGGCGGACCCGGCGGATACGAGGCGGCCCTGGTGGCCGCCCAGCTCGGCGCGGAGGTGACCGTCGTCGACTGCGACGGTCTGGGCGGAGCGTCGGTGCTGACCGACTGCGTGCCGTCGAAGACCCTTATCGCTACGGCCGAGGTGATGACCACCTTCGACTCCTCGTACGAGGAGCTGGGGATCATCGTCGCGGACGACACCCCGCCGCTGGAGCAGGCGGCCCGGGTGGTCGGCGTGGACCTGGGCAAGGTCAACCGACGGGTGAAGCGGCTCGCGCTCGCGCAGTCGCACGACATCACCGCCTCGGTCACCCGCGCGGGCGCCCGCGTCATGCGCGGCCGCGGCCGGCTCGACGGCATGCAGGCCCTCGACGGCTCCCGCAAGGTCGTCGTCACCGCGGCCGACGGCAGCGAGGAGACCCTCACCGCCGACGCCGTCCTCCTCGCCACCGGCGGCCACCCGCGTGAGCTGCCCGACGCCCAGCCCGACGGCGAGCGCATCCTCAACTGGACCCAGGTCTACGACCTCACCGAGCTGCCGGAGGAGCTGATCGTGGTCGGCTCCGGCGTCACCGGTGCCGAGTTCGCCGGCGCCTACCAGGCGCTGGGCTCCAAGGTCACCCTCGTCTCCTCCCGCGACCGGGTGCTGCCGGGCGAGGACCCGGACGCCGCCGCCGTGCTGGAGGACGTCTTCCGGCGCCGCGGCATGAACGTCATGGCCCGCTCCCGCGCGCAGTCCGCCAAGCGCGTCGGCGACCGGGTCGAGGTGACGCTGGCCGACGGGCGCGTCATCACCGGCTCGCACTGCCTCATGGCCGTCGGCGCCATCCCGAACAGCGCCGGGCTCGGCCTGGAGGAGGCCGGCGTCAAGGTGCGCGAGTCCGGGCACATCTGGACCGACAAGGTGTCCCGGACCACCGCTCCGGGCGTGTACGCGGCCGGCGACGTCACCGGCGTCTTCGCCCTGGCCTCGGTGGCGGCGATGCAGGGACGTATCGCCATGTACCACTTCCTCGGCGACGCGGTGGCCCCGCTGAACCTGAAGACCGTCTCCTCCAACGTCTTCACCGACCCCGAGATCGCCACCGTCGGCTACAGCCAGGCGGACGTCGACGCGGGCAAGATCGACGCCCGGGTGGTGAAGCTGCCCCTGCTCCGCAACCCGCGCGCCAAGATGCAGGGCATCCGGGACGGCTTCGTGAAGATCTTCTGCCGGCCGGGTACGGGCATCGTCGTGGGCGGTGTGGTGGTCGCGCCGCGCGCCTCGGAACTCATCCACCCGATCTCGATCGCCGTCGACAACAATCTGACGGTCGAGCAGATCGCGAACGCCTTCACGGTGTACCCGTCCCTGTCGGGGTCGATCGCCGAGGTGGCACGGCAGTTGCACACGCGCAAGGCCGGCGCCGAGGCCTGA
- a CDS encoding uridine kinase family protein translates to MLLCGPSGSGKSLVAARSGLPVLRLDDFYKEAGDPTLPLVQGSSDIDWDHPQSWDAEVAVEAIARLCATGATPVPVYDISRSARTGEDTLRIGRTPLFIAEGIFAAEIVERCRERGLLADALCLSRGPFTTFRRRFLRDLREGRKSVPFLLRRGWRLMRAERTIVARQVSLGAHPCDRDEALGRLAAAAAGRQTPQRTVA, encoded by the coding sequence GTGCTGCTGTGCGGCCCCTCGGGTTCGGGCAAGTCCCTCGTCGCCGCCCGTTCCGGGCTCCCCGTGCTGCGCCTGGACGACTTCTACAAGGAAGCCGGCGACCCGACTCTGCCCCTGGTGCAGGGGAGTTCGGACATCGACTGGGACCACCCGCAGTCGTGGGACGCCGAGGTCGCCGTCGAGGCCATCGCCCGGCTGTGCGCCACGGGTGCGACACCGGTCCCGGTGTACGACATCTCGCGCAGCGCCCGCACCGGCGAGGACACGCTGCGCATCGGGCGCACCCCGCTGTTCATCGCGGAGGGCATCTTCGCCGCGGAGATCGTGGAGCGCTGCCGTGAACGGGGCCTGCTGGCCGACGCGCTGTGCCTGAGCCGCGGCCCGTTCACCACCTTCCGCCGGCGTTTCCTGCGCGATCTGCGGGAGGGCCGCAAGTCGGTGCCGTTCCTGCTGCGGCGCGGCTGGCGGCTGATGCGCGCCGAGCGCACGATCGTGGCGCGCCAGGTCTCCCTGGGCGCCCATCCCTGCGACCGCGACGAGGCCCTGGGCCGGCTGGCGGCGGCAGCCGCGGGCCGGCAGACCCCGCAGCGGACCGTGGCCTGA
- a CDS encoding gamma-glutamylcyclotransferase, translated as MSLYAAYAGNLDARLMSRRAPHSPLRAIGWLNGWRLTFGGEQLGWEGALATIVEAPGEQVFVGLYDIAPMDEESLDRWEGVGLGIYRRARVRVHTLDGEEPAWTYVLNAYEGGLPSARYLGEVADAAESAGAPHDYVMELRKRPC; from the coding sequence ATGTCGCTCTATGCCGCGTACGCCGGCAACCTCGACGCGCGCCTGATGTCCCGCCGCGCCCCGCACTCGCCGCTGCGCGCCATCGGCTGGCTGAACGGCTGGCGGCTGACCTTCGGCGGCGAGCAGCTCGGCTGGGAGGGCGCGCTGGCGACGATCGTCGAGGCGCCCGGCGAGCAGGTCTTCGTCGGCCTGTACGACATCGCGCCCATGGACGAGGAGTCCCTGGACCGGTGGGAGGGCGTCGGCCTCGGCATCTACCGGCGCGCTCGGGTGCGGGTGCACACCCTGGACGGCGAGGAGCCGGCCTGGACGTACGTCCTCAACGCCTACGAGGGCGGCCTGCCCTCGGCCCGTTACCTGGGCGAGGTCGCGGACGCCGCCGAGTCCGCCGGGGCGCCCCACGACTACGTGATGGAGCTGCGCAAGCGGCCCTGCTGA
- a CDS encoding aldehyde dehydrogenase family protein, giving the protein MSERLSVFKTYKLYVGGKFPRSESGRVYEVTDSKGKWLANAPQSSRKDARDAVVAARKAFGGWSGATAYNRGQVLYRVAEMLEGRRDQFVREVADAEGLSKSKAAAVVDATVDRWVWYAGWTDKIAQVVGGANPVAGPYFNLSSPEPTGVVAVVAPQESSFLGLVSVLAPVIATGNTAVVVASEKAALPALSLGEVLATSDVPGGVVNVLSGRTAEIAAPLAAHQDVNAIDLAGADEVLAKELEIAAADNLKRVLRPQPVDYFETPGTERLTAFLETKTVWHPTGSLGASGSSY; this is encoded by the coding sequence ATGTCTGAGCGACTTTCTGTCTTCAAGACCTACAAGCTGTACGTCGGCGGGAAGTTCCCGCGTTCCGAGAGCGGCCGGGTGTACGAGGTGACGGACTCGAAGGGCAAGTGGCTGGCCAACGCCCCCCAGTCCTCCCGCAAGGACGCCCGTGACGCGGTCGTGGCCGCGCGCAAGGCGTTCGGCGGCTGGTCCGGCGCGACCGCCTACAACCGCGGCCAGGTCCTGTACCGCGTCGCGGAGATGCTGGAGGGCCGCCGGGACCAGTTCGTCCGGGAGGTCGCGGACGCCGAGGGCCTGTCGAAGTCGAAGGCGGCCGCGGTCGTGGACGCCACGGTCGACCGCTGGGTCTGGTACGCGGGCTGGACGGACAAGATCGCCCAGGTGGTCGGCGGCGCCAACCCGGTCGCGGGCCCGTACTTCAACCTGTCCTCCCCGGAGCCGACCGGCGTGGTCGCCGTGGTGGCCCCGCAGGAGTCGTCCTTCCTGGGCCTGGTCTCGGTGCTCGCCCCGGTGATCGCCACCGGCAACACGGCGGTCGTCGTCGCCTCCGAGAAGGCCGCGCTGCCCGCCCTGTCGCTGGGCGAGGTGCTGGCCACCTCGGACGTCCCCGGCGGTGTCGTCAACGTCCTGTCCGGCCGTACGGCGGAGATCGCGGCCCCGCTGGCCGCGCACCAGGACGTCAACGCGATCGACCTCGCGGGCGCCGACGAGGTGCTGGCGAAGGAGCTGGAGATCGCGGCGGCGGACAACCTCAAGCGCGTCCTGCGTCCACAGCCTGTGGACTACTTCGAGACGCCCGGCACCGAGCGCCTCACGGCGTTCCTGGAGACCAAGACGGTCTGGCACCCCACGGGGTCGCTGGGCGCCTCCGGTTCCTCCTACTGA
- a CDS encoding aldehyde dehydrogenase family protein: MASAFEYAPAPESRSVVDIAPSYGLFIDGEFVEAAEGKVFKTVSPSTEEVLSEVAQAGAEDVDRAVRAARKAFEKWSALPGSERAKYLFRIARIVQERSRELAVLETLDNGKPIRETRDADLPLVAAHFFYYAGWADKLDHAGFGADPRPLGVAGQVIPWNFPLLMLAWKIAPALATGNTVVLKPAETTPLSALFFADICRQAGLPKGVVNILPGYGDAGAALTAHPDVNKVAFTGSTAVGKEIARTVAGTSKKLTLELGGKGANIVFDDAPIDQAVEGIVTGIFFNQGQVCCAGSRLLVQESVQDELLDALKRRLSTLRLGDPLDKNTDIGAINSAEQLARITTLAERGEAEGAERWSPACELPSAGYWFAPTLFTNVTQAHTIARDEIFGPVLSVLTFRTPDEAVAKANNTQYGLSAGIWTEKGSRILAVANKLRAGVVWSNTFNKFDPTSPFGGYKESGFGREGGRHGLEAYLDV, translated from the coding sequence ATGGCATCCGCATTCGAGTACGCACCGGCACCCGAGTCCCGCTCGGTCGTCGACATCGCCCCCTCCTACGGCCTGTTCATCGACGGCGAGTTCGTGGAGGCGGCCGAAGGCAAGGTCTTCAAGACCGTCTCGCCGAGCACCGAGGAGGTGCTGTCGGAGGTCGCGCAGGCCGGCGCCGAGGACGTGGACCGTGCCGTCCGGGCCGCCCGCAAGGCGTTCGAGAAGTGGTCGGCGCTGCCGGGCTCCGAGCGCGCGAAGTACCTGTTCCGCATCGCCCGCATCGTCCAGGAGCGCAGCCGTGAGCTGGCGGTCCTGGAGACGCTGGACAACGGCAAGCCGATCAGGGAGACCCGCGACGCGGACCTCCCGCTGGTCGCCGCGCACTTCTTCTACTACGCGGGCTGGGCCGACAAGCTGGACCACGCCGGCTTCGGCGCGGACCCGCGGCCGCTCGGTGTGGCCGGCCAGGTCATCCCGTGGAACTTCCCGCTGCTCATGCTGGCGTGGAAGATCGCCCCGGCCCTCGCGACCGGCAACACGGTCGTCCTCAAGCCCGCCGAGACCACCCCGCTGTCCGCGCTGTTCTTCGCGGACATCTGCCGCCAGGCCGGCCTCCCCAAGGGTGTCGTCAACATCCTTCCGGGCTATGGCGACGCCGGTGCCGCGCTCACCGCGCACCCGGACGTGAACAAGGTGGCCTTCACCGGCTCCACGGCCGTCGGCAAGGAGATCGCCCGCACGGTCGCGGGCACGAGCAAGAAGCTCACCCTGGAGCTGGGCGGCAAGGGCGCCAACATCGTCTTCGACGACGCGCCCATCGACCAGGCCGTCGAGGGCATCGTGACCGGCATCTTCTTCAACCAGGGCCAGGTCTGCTGCGCGGGCAGCCGCCTGCTGGTCCAGGAGTCGGTCCAGGACGAGCTGCTGGACGCCCTCAAGCGCCGGCTGTCCACGCTGCGCCTCGGCGACCCGCTGGACAAGAACACCGACATCGGCGCGATCAACTCCGCCGAGCAGCTGGCCCGGATCACCACGCTCGCCGAGCGCGGCGAGGCCGAGGGCGCCGAGCGCTGGTCCCCGGCGTGCGAACTCCCCTCGGCCGGCTACTGGTTCGCCCCGACGCTGTTCACCAACGTCACCCAGGCGCACACCATCGCCCGCGACGAGATCTTCGGCCCGGTGCTCTCGGTCCTCACCTTCCGCACCCCGGACGAGGCCGTCGCCAAGGCGAACAACACGCAGTACGGCCTGTCGGCGGGCATCTGGACCGAGAAGGGCTCCCGGATCCTGGCCGTCGCGAACAAGCTGCGCGCCGGTGTCGTCTGGTCCAACACGTTCAACAAGTTCGACCCGACCTCGCCGTTCGGCGGTTACAAGGAGTCGGGCTTCGGCCGCGAGGGCGGCCGCCACGGCCTGGAGGCGTACCTCGATGTCTGA
- a CDS encoding phospho-sugar mutase has product MHDDLISRAETWLAEDPDPETREELAKLISAGDTAELAARFADTLQFGTAGLRGELGAGPMRMNRGVVIRAAAGLAAYLKKNGTPHGGADAGLVVIGYDARHKSADFARDTAAVMTGAGLRAAVLPRPLPTPVLAFAIRHLGAVAGVEVTASHNPPRDNGYKVYLGDGSQIVPPADAGIAAEIDAIASLHDVPRPESGWETLDDAVLDAYLARTDAVLAAGSPRTARTVYTAMHGVGRDVLVAAFARAGFPEPVLVAEQAEPDPDFPTVAFPNPEEPGAMDLAFARARATDPDLVIANDPDADRCAVAVRDGGDWRMLRGDEVGALLAAHLVRRGATGTFAESIVSSSLLGRIAGKAGLPYEETLTGFKWIARVDGLRYGYEEALGYCVDPEGVRDKDGITAALLITELASVLKEQGRTLLDLLDDLAVEHGLHATDQLSVRVEDLSVISDAMRRLREQPPTELAGLAITRAEDLTQGTESLPPTDGLRYTLDGARIIVRPSGTEPKLKCYLEVVVPVAGHAGLPSAHTRATELLTAVKRDLSAAAGI; this is encoded by the coding sequence GTGCACGACGATCTCATCAGCAGGGCCGAGACCTGGCTCGCCGAGGACCCCGACCCGGAGACCCGCGAGGAACTGGCCAAGCTGATCTCCGCCGGTGACACGGCGGAGCTGGCCGCCCGGTTCGCGGACACGCTCCAGTTCGGCACCGCCGGTCTGCGGGGCGAGCTGGGCGCGGGCCCGATGCGCATGAACCGGGGCGTCGTCATCCGCGCCGCCGCCGGTCTGGCCGCGTACCTGAAGAAGAACGGCACCCCGCACGGGGGCGCGGACGCCGGGCTCGTCGTCATCGGCTACGACGCCCGGCACAAGTCCGCGGACTTCGCCCGGGACACCGCCGCCGTCATGACCGGCGCCGGCCTGCGCGCCGCCGTGCTCCCCCGCCCGCTCCCCACCCCCGTACTGGCCTTCGCCATCCGGCACCTGGGCGCGGTGGCCGGCGTCGAGGTCACCGCCAGCCACAACCCGCCCCGGGACAACGGCTACAAGGTGTACCTCGGCGACGGCTCCCAGATCGTCCCGCCGGCGGACGCGGGGATCGCGGCCGAGATCGACGCGATCGCCTCGCTGCACGACGTGCCCCGCCCGGAGTCCGGCTGGGAGACCCTGGACGACGCGGTCCTCGACGCCTATCTGGCCCGTACCGACGCCGTACTGGCGGCCGGTTCCCCGCGCACCGCCCGCACGGTCTACACGGCGATGCACGGCGTCGGCCGGGACGTCCTGGTGGCGGCCTTCGCCCGGGCCGGCTTCCCCGAGCCGGTGCTGGTCGCCGAGCAGGCCGAGCCGGACCCGGACTTCCCGACGGTCGCCTTCCCGAACCCCGAGGAGCCGGGCGCGATGGACCTGGCGTTCGCGCGGGCCCGCGCCACCGACCCGGACCTCGTCATCGCCAACGACCCCGACGCCGACCGCTGCGCGGTGGCCGTCAGGGACGGCGGCGACTGGCGCATGCTGCGCGGCGACGAGGTCGGCGCGCTCCTCGCCGCCCACCTGGTCCGGCGCGGCGCCACCGGCACCTTCGCGGAGTCGATCGTGTCCTCCTCGCTGCTCGGCCGGATCGCCGGCAAGGCGGGGCTGCCGTACGAGGAGACCCTGACCGGCTTCAAGTGGATCGCCCGCGTGGACGGTCTGCGCTACGGCTACGAGGAGGCCCTCGGCTACTGCGTGGACCCCGAGGGCGTCCGGGACAAGGACGGCATCACCGCGGCGCTGCTGATCACCGAGCTGGCGTCGGTGCTCAAGGAGCAGGGCCGCACGCTGCTCGACCTGCTCGACGACCTGGCGGTGGAGCACGGCCTGCACGCCACCGACCAGCTCTCGGTGCGCGTCGAGGACCTCTCCGTCATCTCGGACGCGATGCGCCGCCTGCGCGAGCAGCCGCCGACCGAGCTGGCGGGCCTGGCGATCACCCGGGCCGAGGACCTCACCCAGGGCACGGAGAGCCTGCCGCCCACCGACGGCCTGCGCTACACCCTGGACGGCGCCCGGATCATCGTCCGCCCCAGCGGCACCGAGCCCAAGCTGAAGTGCTACCTGGAGGTGGTCGTCCCGGTGGCCGGCCACGCCGGCCTCCCGTCCGCGCACACCCGAGCGACCGAGCTCCTCACGGCGGTCAAGCGCGACCTGTCGGCAGCGGCCGGCATCTGA
- a CDS encoding PH domain-containing protein codes for MTTPDHQSPAPRPPASTAASLVYRSPLGLVAGVLLLALIGWLGIDALIAGHGRTPWFALAWLILLVPLVTAFTLRPAVFSGEDRLRVRNPFRSVSLPWGEIASVRSGYTNEVVTDSGAKYQLWAIPVSMRDRKKAARRQSGAGRPGRSGGFGMFGGAGAAAADHDGPARAESDRIVADLRTTLDRRGTAETAQGEVSARWAYEVIAPAIAGAVLLLILLATG; via the coding sequence ATGACGACCCCGGACCACCAGTCACCCGCGCCGCGGCCCCCGGCGTCCACCGCCGCCAGCCTGGTCTACCGCTCACCCCTGGGGCTGGTGGCCGGTGTGCTGCTGCTCGCGCTCATCGGCTGGCTGGGCATCGACGCGCTGATCGCCGGACACGGGCGCACCCCCTGGTTCGCGCTCGCGTGGCTGATCCTCCTCGTCCCGCTCGTGACCGCCTTCACGCTGCGCCCCGCCGTCTTCTCCGGCGAGGACCGGCTGCGGGTGCGCAACCCGTTCCGGTCGGTCAGCCTGCCCTGGGGTGAGATCGCCTCCGTGCGCTCCGGCTACACCAACGAGGTCGTCACCGACTCCGGCGCCAAGTACCAGCTCTGGGCCATCCCCGTCTCGATGCGCGACCGCAAGAAGGCGGCGCGCCGGCAGAGCGGGGCGGGCCGCCCCGGCCGGTCCGGCGGCTTCGGGATGTTCGGCGGCGCCGGCGCCGCTGCCGCCGACCACGACGGCCCGGCCCGCGCCGAGTCCGACCGGATCGTCGCGGACCTCCGCACCACCCTGGACCGACGCGGCACGGCCGAGACCGCCCAGGGCGAGGTCAGTGCCCGCTGGGCGTACGAGGTGATCGCCCCCGCGATCGCCGGAGCGGTCCTGCTGCTGATCCTCCTGGCGACGGGCTGA
- a CDS encoding purine-nucleoside phosphorylase, which yields MNASLLPDDIQGDPYAAADAAAARLRELTGAETHDVALVMGSGWAPAVDALGAPDAEFQVTELPGFPPPVVEGHGGKVRSYSFGDKRALVFLGRTHYYEGRGVAAVAHGVRTAVAAGCKTIVLTNGCGGLRQGMRPGQPVLISDHINLTATSPIVGANFVDLTDLYSPRLRALCKEIDPSLEEGVYAQFPGPHYETPAEIRMARVIGADLVGMSTVLEAIAAREAGAEVLGISLVTNLAAGMTGEPLNHEEVLQAGRDSAARMGELLGQVLGKL from the coding sequence GTGAACGCATCTCTTCTTCCGGACGACATCCAGGGCGACCCGTACGCCGCCGCCGACGCCGCCGCCGCGCGCCTGCGCGAACTGACCGGCGCCGAGACCCACGACGTCGCCCTCGTGATGGGCTCCGGCTGGGCTCCGGCCGTCGACGCCCTGGGCGCACCCGACGCCGAGTTCCAGGTCACCGAGCTGCCCGGCTTCCCGCCGCCGGTGGTCGAGGGGCACGGCGGCAAGGTCCGCTCGTACTCCTTCGGTGACAAGCGCGCCCTGGTCTTCCTGGGCCGCACGCACTACTACGAGGGCCGGGGCGTCGCCGCCGTCGCGCACGGCGTCCGCACCGCCGTGGCGGCCGGCTGCAAGACGATCGTGCTGACCAACGGCTGCGGCGGTCTGCGCCAGGGCATGCGCCCCGGCCAGCCGGTGCTGATCAGCGACCACATCAACCTGACGGCGACCTCGCCGATCGTCGGCGCCAACTTCGTCGACCTGACGGACCTGTACTCGCCGCGCCTGCGCGCGCTGTGCAAGGAGATCGACCCCTCCCTGGAGGAGGGCGTCTACGCGCAGTTCCCCGGCCCGCACTACGAGACCCCGGCCGAGATCCGCATGGCCCGTGTCATCGGCGCCGACCTGGTCGGCATGTCCACGGTGCTGGAGGCGATCGCCGCCCGCGAGGCCGGCGCCGAGGTGCTGGGCATCTCCCTGGTGACCAACCTCGCGGCGGGCATGACCGGCGAGCCCCTCAACCACGAGGAGGTCCTCCAGGCGGGCCGCGACTCGGCGGCGCGCATGGGCGAGCTGCTGGGCCAGGTGCTGGGCAAGCTGTAG
- a CDS encoding DeoR/GlpR family DNA-binding transcription regulator has product MFAAERRQLILEMVRANGAVSLRELARVVQTSEVTVRRDVRALEAEGLLDRRHGGAVLPGGFTRESGFPQKSHLATAEKTAIADLAASLVEEGEAIVVGAGTTTQELARRLARVPGLTVVTNSLLVAQALAHANRVEVVMTGGTLRGSNYALVGSGAEQSLQGLRVSKAFLSGSGLTAERGLSTSNMLSASVDRALVQAAAEVVVLADHTKLGTDTMFQTVPTDVITRLVTDEPPPHDDRAGTELQALADQGVQIVVAGASSAPGGEQVPARRPLPGPRRGQGGLRGMLGEQPAGVERGRVADLRRR; this is encoded by the coding sequence GTGTTCGCTGCAGAACGTCGCCAATTGATCCTCGAAATGGTGCGAGCGAACGGGGCCGTGTCGCTCCGTGAACTCGCCCGCGTCGTCCAGACCTCCGAAGTGACCGTACGGCGGGACGTGCGCGCACTGGAGGCAGAAGGACTCCTCGACCGCCGGCACGGCGGTGCGGTACTGCCGGGCGGGTTCACGCGGGAGTCCGGCTTTCCGCAGAAATCCCATCTCGCGACCGCCGAGAAGACGGCCATCGCCGACCTCGCCGCGAGCCTCGTCGAAGAGGGCGAGGCCATCGTGGTCGGGGCGGGCACCACCACGCAGGAGCTGGCCCGCCGGCTCGCGCGGGTGCCCGGGCTGACCGTCGTCACCAACTCCCTGCTGGTGGCCCAGGCGCTGGCCCACGCCAACCGGGTGGAGGTCGTGATGACCGGCGGCACCCTGCGCGGCTCCAACTACGCCCTGGTCGGCTCCGGCGCCGAACAGTCCCTGCAGGGGCTGAGAGTGTCCAAGGCCTTCCTGTCGGGCAGCGGCCTGACCGCGGAGCGGGGCCTGTCCACGTCCAACATGCTCTCGGCGTCCGTCGACCGCGCCCTGGTGCAGGCCGCCGCCGAGGTGGTGGTCCTCGCCGACCACACCAAGCTGGGCACGGACACGATGTTCCAGACGGTGCCGACCGACGTCATCACCCGACTGGTCACCGACGAGCCGCCCCCGCACGACGACCGCGCCGGCACCGAGCTCCAGGCGCTCGCGGACCAGGGGGTGCAGATCGTCGTGGCCGGGGCGAGCAGCGCTCCGGGGGGTGAGCAGGTCCCGGCACGGCGTCCGCTGCCGGGGCCGCGACGGGGCCAGGGCGGACTGCGCGGGATGCTGGGCGAGCAGCCGGCCGGGGTCGAGCGGGGACGCGTCGCCGATCTGCGACGGCGCTAG
- the deoC gene encoding deoxyribose-phosphate aldolase: MPTSAPTAHALADVTASDGTLRRFLHGLPGVDAVGLEARAASLGTRSIKTTAKAYAIDLAISMVDLTTLEGADTPGKVRALGAKAVHPDPTDRTTPATAAVCVYPDMVATAKEAVAGSGVKVASVATAFPAGRAALDVKLADVRDAVAAGADEIDMVIDRGAFLAGKYLKVYDEIVAVKEACGTAARLKVIFETGELSTYDNIRRASWLGMLAGADFIKTSTGKVAVNATPANTLLMLEAVRDYRAQTGVQVGVKPAGGIRTTKDAIKFLVLVNETAGEDWLDNHWFRFGASSLLNDLLMQRQKLATGRYSGPDYVTVD; encoded by the coding sequence ATGCCCACCTCTGCACCCACAGCTCATGCTCTCGCTGACGTCACCGCGTCCGACGGCACGCTGCGCCGCTTCCTCCACGGGCTGCCCGGCGTCGACGCGGTCGGCCTGGAGGCGCGCGCCGCGTCTCTCGGCACCCGTTCCATCAAGACCACCGCGAAGGCGTACGCCATCGACCTCGCCATCTCGATGGTCGACCTGACGACGCTGGAAGGCGCGGACACCCCGGGCAAGGTCCGGGCGCTCGGCGCCAAGGCGGTCCACCCCGACCCGACGGACCGGACGACCCCGGCCACGGCGGCCGTCTGCGTGTACCCCGACATGGTGGCCACCGCCAAGGAGGCCGTCGCCGGCTCGGGCGTGAAGGTCGCCTCGGTCGCCACCGCCTTCCCGGCCGGCCGTGCCGCGCTCGACGTGAAGCTGGCCGACGTGCGCGACGCCGTCGCCGCGGGCGCCGACGAGATCGACATGGTCATCGACCGCGGCGCGTTCCTCGCGGGCAAGTACCTGAAGGTGTACGACGAGATCGTCGCCGTGAAGGAGGCCTGCGGGACGGCCGCCCGGCTGAAGGTCATCTTCGAGACCGGCGAGCTGTCGACGTACGACAACATCCGCCGGGCGAGCTGGCTGGGCATGCTGGCGGGCGCGGACTTCATCAAGACCTCCACCGGCAAGGTCGCGGTCAACGCCACCCCCGCCAACACCCTGCTGATGCTGGAGGCGGTGCGCGACTACCGCGCGCAGACCGGCGTCCAGGTCGGCGTCAAGCCCGCCGGCGGCATCCGCACCACCAAGGACGCCATCAAGTTCCTGGTCCTGGTCAACGAGACCGCGGGCGAGGACTGGCTGGACAACCACTGGTTCCGCTTCGGCGCCTCCTCGCTGCTGAACGACCTGCTCATGCAGCGTCAGAAGCTGGCCACCGGCCGCTACTCCGGCCCCGACTACGTGACGGTGGACTGA